One window of Triticum dicoccoides isolate Atlit2015 ecotype Zavitan chromosome 5A, WEW_v2.0, whole genome shotgun sequence genomic DNA carries:
- the LOC119300648 gene encoding ureide permease 1-like produces the protein MSMDHALACASSLVPCQEVVEEPLLNSLLSIKQGLNMFIIEDKGGAIAIMCASLFFLGTWPAVLTLLERRGRLPQHTYLDYSITNLLAAVLIALTFGQLGDAKHNMPNFFTQLSQDNWPSVMFAMAGGVVLSVGNLSTQYAWAYVGLSVTEVISSSMVVVIGTTLNYFLDNRINKAEILFTGVACFLVAVILGSAVHASNAADNEKKLSESTNTYKLGTDGGTERGKQVIDKDAPKDMENGASAECDTKAEAGTAEYLIELEERRSIKVFGSSTFIGLGIVFFSGVCFSLFSPAINLATNDQWHTLKDGVPHLVVYTAFFYFSISCFVVGIGLNILFLYRPMAGVPKSSFKAYLNDWEGRQWALLAGFLCGFGNGFQFMGGQAAGYAAADAVQALPLVSTFWGILLFGEYRKSSKKTYTLLVFMLLMFIAAVATLMASAGHRSTK, from the exons ATGTCCATGGACCATGCTCTGGCATGTGCTTCTTCTTTGGTTCCCTGCCAAGAG GTGGTTGAAGAGCCCCTGCTGAATTCCTTGCTCTCCATCAAACAAGGCCTCAACATGTTCATCATAGAAGACAAAGGGGGCGCCATTGCCATCATGTGCGCCTCCCTCTTTTTTCTGGGCACGTGGCCAGCGGTGCTTACCCTCTTGGAGCGCCGGGGACGGCTGCCGCAGCACACATACCTCGACTACTCCATAACGAACCTCCTTGCGGCCGTCCTCATAGCGCTTACCTTCGGCCAGCTTGGGGATGCAAAGCACAACATGCCCAATTTCTTCACTCAGCTCAGTCAG GACAACTGGCCTTCAGTGATGTTTGCAATGGCAGGGGGTGTTGTGCTCAGTGTTGGGAACCTCTCAACACAGTATGCTTGGGCATATGTGGGCCTCTCAGTCACTGAGGTTATCAGCTCAAGCATGGTTGTTGTTATAG GCACGACACTAAATTACTTCCTAGACAATCGCATCAACAAGGCAGAGATTCTTTTCACTGGAGTGGCATGCTTCCTTGTTGCAGTCATCCTTGGCTCTGCTGTTCATGCTTCCAATGCGGCTGACAATGAAAAGAAACTCAGTGAATCCACAAATACCTACAAACTTGG GACGGATGGAGGTACGGAGAGAGGCAAACAAGTTATAGACAAAG ATGCTCCGAAGGACATGGAGAATGGAGCTTCTGCAGAGTGTGACACCAAAGCCGAAGCTGGAACTGCAGAATACCTAATTGAGCTCGAAGAGCGCCGTTCAATTAAG GTATTTGGATCAAGCACCTTTATAGGGCTTGGGATAGTTTTCTTTTCTGGCGTCtgcttctctctcttctccccgGCGATCAACCTGGCCACCAATGACCAGTGGCACACCCTGAAAGACGGTGTCCCGCATTTGGTGGTCTACACCGCCTTCTTCTACTTCTCCATTTCGTGTTTTGTCGTCGGTATCGGGTTGAACATCTTGTTCCTCTACCGTCCAATGGCGGGCGTGCCAAAGTCATCCTTCAAGGCCTACCTGAATGACTGGGAAGGCAGGCAATGGGCTCTTCTTGCCGGCTTCCTTTGCGGTTTCGGCAATGGCTTCCAATTCATGGGTGGTCAGGCTGCTGGTTATGCAGCTGCTGATGCTGTTCAG GCATTGCCGCTTGTGAGCACATTTTGGGGTATCCTGCTATTTGGGGAGTACCGAAAGTCGTCGAAGAAAACGTATACTCTGCTCGTGTTCATGCTGCTCATGTTTATCGCAGCTGTAGCAACACTCATGGCTTCAGCAGGTCACAGGAGCACAAAATGA